Sequence from the Ostrinia nubilalis chromosome 26, ilOstNubi1.1, whole genome shotgun sequence genome:
ctgagaaaataacttcacacgaatcaattcgccggttaaaaactcaaactcaattgacagacattttttttcatttgtcaaactaacaaaactaccaacataaggacaccaacaattatttttagtatggtggtactgatccgcgggttcccctgctatagtgaaatcaatccaaaatgcactttattgcttaaggaataaggttgtatatcaattgctacatatagagattagtttttgtatgagaagtgtctacccacgatcacggattaaaaaaaaaacaaatgtcaaaagtTTTCGCCGATTTCGCAAAAATTTCAAATCCACCTGCAAAAGGTCTTGAAAAGTTTTttaatgtatgaaaaatctTCATTGCCCTTCTAATTGAAACAATAAAGTGTCCGAGAAGCGGTTTTTGTAGTGCACTCAATAAACTTATACCAAAATCAAGCCTACAATACAATCAACGGTTAACAAATTGAAAAGGTAAGTGTTCAACAgccaaatacataaattatttattgaatgcTATGCTATCaatttgtatgtttatttaatctGTTTTTATAACGACGAATTGAGTGAAACAACATGTTTTTCATTGAAGATGGCGCCATACCTCGATCTATCCACTGAGCAACTGAATGTTTTTCTAAACTTCGCTGCATCGAACCCTCACCTGGCTTTTGGGCGAGTCAACTCGAACTCTGACGATCAGTTCGAGAGCGAATTTAAATGGAAAGAGCTGATGCGAGACATCAACTGCTTGAACCCAAGTACGCAAAGGGCTCGCGGCGTAAAGGAATACAAAGCGGTATGTTTCTTCGTGTTTCACTACGATAGCACATCAGACGAcacatttttcttgcaaaataacacctattccAACAACATAAGATATCACTGTGCTTAGTTTAGTATGCCATCACTGTCCATACAGTAATCAAATACTGTACATAATAATGAGTAAGAAAATAACTTCTTTCTAACATTAATAttcctagtgggaggcctgcccatgctacgtctttcctgccccaacggccatcagctctacgagctttgtgccccgcccactgccactttatttagcgattctgcgggctatgtcagtcactctggctCTCCTACGAATCTCCTCTGCCTCTGCCACAATGCCTGCTACAAAGCCTGTACTCTAACGTAATCTATTCTTTTGTTTTCCAGTACTGGACAAAGTTGAAAAGTAAACTTTCCGTTAAGATGAACCGAGCTCGCCGACAGCTGAACATGTCTAAAAAGCCGGCCAAGCTGGCCTTGCATGACTACGAGATACGAATGTTCAATATGATGCCTAAAAACGCTAAAGATAAATTTCTTGTGATTGAAGCCATTGAGGATAAAAATACTAGCAAGAGTAAGTTTTCCCTTCGTCTAGAGTAAAAGTaatctaataaattatttatttactgtacCTTTGTCTTGtttaaagattaaataattttttttgcaaCTTTTCAGTCCATAAATCTAAAATGACTGAGTTTGGTTTTTTCAGCTATATGGACATGTTTATTGTAGTGTCATAATGTTAGTTTGagttgaatgaaattttaatttccCTTTTTTCCATGGAAAACatgagattttttttagtatATTAACTTGCATGGATGTTCTAtcttttataaaatgtttatttaaatttaatattgatgttttaaatatttacctattGTCACTGTCTCATAAAACATGTTTTAAATTTACAGACAAGATTATAATAAAACAAGAACCGACCGTACCTTTTCCACATGAagacataaataaaaaagtggAAACGGTTCTCGAAGGACTTGAAATAATTGCGGATTCCATACAAAATGTGGCTCGGTTGCAAGTCGAGCTTACTAAAGGGCAGATCATAATGGCAAAGGGTTTGAACAACATGGCGGAGGTATTCAAGAAGATCAAGCAAAACTACAGTgaactttacaataataatcataatcagaACTAAATGTACTCTTATTGTAAAACCAGATTTAGATTTGTCTGACGCATTGTGTCATCATGACGCATCAGAACGGAATCAGTTTCATAAATAGGTCAAgggcttaactcagtcagtatcTGCGGTATGAGAGCGACACGGAATGGgtaacattgacatattatggcGTGATAGAATAAAGCATATTaagaagtctcgctgacgtttgacatcgCAAAAACCTTCTTCAGTGCCACTCTTATATCTCAATCACTGATTGAGTTAAGCGCTAGGTCTATAGAGTGTTACGTCGTATTACCAGAGTAAACACAAATGAGTCAAatggtcatcttcatagaaatttagcgtggattaacGGTGAGGTGCCCTGAAtgttgtcagtgtgtgcgtgcgcgccgcatacgtattggcgcgctcacatacaaaccgcgctcgggcgtttctatgaagatgacctactcatttgtatttactctggtattaCGATGGCTTCTGACGTGTCACATAATATGAAACTGATTCCGTTCTGATACGTCACGTCATAAAACACGACACGTCAGAAAAATACAAATGCGGCTGACTTATGAAAGACATGTTTTTTGTGAAATTATGATTACTTATTTTAAGTTTGGATCTCATAATGTTGATGTTGATTTGAAATCATTCAAGAATATTgattattgtaatttaatttgattaattactTGTAGGCTACAATTATGTTTAATCCAAAGCTAaactttaaaagtaatttaatgaaCAAGTATTAAGTTTAGGAATGTAGGTTTAAGAAATATCAATgataagttttgttttttgtaacaattaggtatgtttttttatttcagagaATTGTTAATTTTGAGttgaatttgtttttttatagatttttataaATCCTCTTGGGACTATGTTTTGTAGTATTTAAGATAAACTTGACAATAATTAtgttcagaatatttttttttataatttactgcccgttttcaccatcaatccctatcttctaagtgacccctatctatgaaaacaaaattcctgttatgtgttaccttatgggtcacttaaaaataagggattgatggtgaaaatagTTCCATTTTTCAAATGATGCCATTAATATCTTGCGCTCTGTAAAGCTTAGATGTAAAACTCCTGTAACTTTACCTGTTCAAATTCTCAGATCGAAAACGCTATATCCTACCAAATGTATGATCATTATGATTAGTATCccataaataggtaggtacattttgaaaagtattGATACCTTTTACCTTATTTCAGCAGGTACATAGGGTAAACCGACAGTCATTGGacgctgccagtcattggacaaaacaacccttgaattttcttaaaatgaatattccttcaaatacaatgactattccttaaaaaaatcgcccttttatctccatcagtcggaatctctcagttgttgaaatataaatgcaattttattcaactgtccaataactttcttaagtgtccaatgactggcagtttaCCCTATTTGAAAATTATTGATACCTTTAACCTTATACAGGGTGCTAGGtatatgggtatatgagccgacactagcccatgttaacatggtcatgtaaatggtatggtgaagtcagaaaatggatatcttcattttaattattttaattttcatacaaatcggattttataaaatgtattttgtatgaaaattaaaaaaaataaaatga
This genomic interval carries:
- the LOC135084479 gene encoding uncharacterized protein LOC135084479; this translates as MAPYLDLSTEQLNVFLNFAASNPHLAFGRVNSNSDDQFESEFKWKELMRDINCLNPSTQRARGVKEYKAYWTKLKSKLSVKMNRARRQLNMSKKPAKLALHDYEIRMFNMMPKNAKDKFLVIEAIEDKNTSKNKIIIKQEPTVPFPHEDINKKVETVLEGLEIIADSIQNVARLQVELTKGQIIMAKGLNNMAEVFKKIKQNYSELYNNNHNQN